The Microbulbifer pacificus sequence ATTAGAGCCAGATTTATAATGATTCGCGTGTTTCACCGACGGCTGGTAGCAGTCGCCCTGGGTTGTGTTTTGTCGTTTTCGGTGCTGGCTCAGACGTCCGCGGAGAGGGTTCAACCAACTCCTGAGCGGGTTACGCTGTCGCTGGACAACGCCGACATTCGTGACCTCATAAACTGGGCAGCGGATTTCACCGGCAAGAACATCATTGTTCACCCGAACGTAAAAGGTAAGGTTACCGTGGTTGCCGGTGACCCCATGACCCATGAGCAGGCATTCGATGTGTTTATGTCGGTGCTCCAGGTCAACGGATTCAGCCTGGTGGAGCAGGGTGATGCCTGGAAAGTAGTGCCGGATGCGCTGGCCAAACAGCAGGCCATCCCGGTCGTCGATGACCTGACCCGGGCCCCCGGCGAGGCACTGGTTGTACGCACCGTTAAGGTCGAGAACATCTCCGCGGCGCAGTTGATCGCCATGCTGCGCCCGCTGATCCCCCAGACCGGCCACCTGGCCGCCTACGCCGATACCAACACCCTGATTGTTGCCGACCGCGCAGCCAACATCGAGCAGATCGTGCGTCTGATCAAGCAGCTGGACCGCGCCGGTGCTATCGACATTGAGCTGGTGCCGCTGGAGTTCGCTTCCGCAAAGGAGGTCAAGCAGGTCATCAATGAGCTGTTACAGGGCGGTGGCAAGCAGGCGGGCAGCGATGTCCAGCCACTGCGTATCGCCGTTGACGAGCGCTCCAACGCGATTCTCCTGACGGGCGATCCCGTTACTCGCCAACAACTCAAAAAAGTCATCGAGCGCCTGGACCAGCCGCTATCCGGTGAGGGCAATACCGCGGTGATTTACGTGCAGTACGCCAGCGCCGCGGACCTCAAGCCGATACTCGAAGGCATGAGCGGCAGTATTCAGAAGACAGAGAAAGATCAGCAGGTCGCGGATGTGGAAGTGAGCATCCAGGTGAACGAAGAGCTGAATGCGCTGGTGCTTACCGCACCTCCGTCTCTGTTGGAAACCATGAAAGGCGTGATTGCCAAACTGGACGTGCGCCGTGCGCAGGTGTTGATTGAGGCCATTATCGTCGAGGTGACTGAGGGCACCGGCAACCGCCTCGGGGTCAAATGGATTGCGGGCAACAACAACGATGTTTTCGCAGGCTTTGAAAATGATTTCGCGGAAACTCCGATCATTGACGATGACGGCAATGTACTCTCTGAATACAACCCGTTTTCCCTGTCGCCTCTGAATCTCGCGCGCCCTGGCCTTAACCTCGGTTTTCTCACCGGTACCGATGTGCGGGTAGCGATCAATGCCATGGCAAGCGAAAGCAATGCGAACATCCTGTCTACACCGACCATCATGGCGCTGGATAACGAAGAGGCGGAAATCCTCGTCGGCCAGAACGTGCCGTTTATTACCGGTGAGCAGCTGCTGTCAGGCAGCAACAATGATCCGTTTACCACCATTCAGCGTCAGGACGTGGGTACCACGCTGAAGGTGACGCCGCGAGTCAATAACAACAATTCCGTCACTCTGGAAATCGAACAGACGGTGGAAAATGTGCTGCCGTTTTCCGAAGGCGCTGCGGATATCGTTACCAGCAAACGCGAGATTCGTACCAAAGTGCTGATCGACGATGGCGCTATCCTGGTGCTGGGCGGTTTGATCGAAGACAAGGTCACGGAAATCAATGAGAAGGTGCCGCTGCTCGGCGATATTCCGGGCATCGGTCGTCTGTTCCGTAACTCGGATAAATCCGTCGACAAGACCAATCTGATGGTGTTCCTGCGTCCGCGCATTCTGAGCAACCAGGTTGCCGGTTATGAGGAAACCCGCCGTCGCTATCGCGACATGCAGGAGAAGCAGCTGCGACTGCGCGACACCACCAGCCGCGTATGGGACTGGAACCGCGGTGAGATTCTCCCGGATCTGCTCCCTCCC is a genomic window containing:
- the gspD gene encoding type II secretion system secretin GspD — protein: MIRVFHRRLVAVALGCVLSFSVLAQTSAERVQPTPERVTLSLDNADIRDLINWAADFTGKNIIVHPNVKGKVTVVAGDPMTHEQAFDVFMSVLQVNGFSLVEQGDAWKVVPDALAKQQAIPVVDDLTRAPGEALVVRTVKVENISAAQLIAMLRPLIPQTGHLAAYADTNTLIVADRAANIEQIVRLIKQLDRAGAIDIELVPLEFASAKEVKQVINELLQGGGKQAGSDVQPLRIAVDERSNAILLTGDPVTRQQLKKVIERLDQPLSGEGNTAVIYVQYASAADLKPILEGMSGSIQKTEKDQQVADVEVSIQVNEELNALVLTAPPSLLETMKGVIAKLDVRRAQVLIEAIIVEVTEGTGNRLGVKWIAGNNNDVFAGFENDFAETPIIDDDGNVLSEYNPFSLSPLNLARPGLNLGFLTGTDVRVAINAMASESNANILSTPTIMALDNEEAEILVGQNVPFITGEQLLSGSNNDPFTTIQRQDVGTTLKVTPRVNNNNSVTLEIEQTVENVLPFSEGAADIVTSKREIRTKVLIDDGAILVLGGLIEDKVTEINEKVPLLGDIPGIGRLFRNSDKSVDKTNLMVFLRPRILSNQVAGYEETRRRYRDMQEKQLRLRDTTSRVWDWNRGEILPDLLPPAASMEQQEEVPPVEPEDFK